A genomic segment from Perca flavescens isolate YP-PL-M2 chromosome 13, PFLA_1.0, whole genome shotgun sequence encodes:
- the fgf13b gene encoding fibroblast growth factor 13b isoform X3: protein MQPDGTIDGTKDEDSTYAVFNLIPVGLRVVAIQGVQTKLYLAMNNEGFLYTSEHFTPECKFKESVFENYYVTYSSMMYRQQASGRAWYLGLNKEGGVMKGNHVKKNKAAAHFIPKPLKVAMYREPSLHDLTELSRSGSGTPTKSRSASALLNGGGKSPSNNDLS from the exons ATGCAGCCTGATGGCACTATTGATGGAACAAAGGATGAAGACAGCACTTATG CTGTGTTCAACCTGATCCCAGTGGGGCTTCGTGTGGTGGCCATCCAGGGCGTCCAGACCAAACTCTATCTGGCAATGAACAACGAAGGCTTTCTCTACACCTCT GAACATTTTACCCCAGAGTGTAAGTTCAAGGAATCTGTGTTTGAGAACTACTACGTCACCTACTCCTCCATGATGTACCGGCAGCAGGCTTCGGGTCGGGCCTGGTACCTGGGACTCAACAAGGAGGGTGGAGTCATGAAGGGGAACCACGTCAAGAAGAACAAGGCCGCAGCACACTTCATACCGAAACCGCTCAAAG tggcCATGTATAGGGAGCCCTCTCTCCATGACCTGACAGAACTCTCACGGTCAGGCAGCGGCACACCGACCAAGAGTCGCAGCGCTTCGGCACTACTTAACGGCGGAGGGAAGTCGCCCAGCAACAATGATCTCTCATAG
- the fgf13b gene encoding fibroblast growth factor 13b isoform X2 produces the protein MSFPIRRSTSEPQLKGIVTRLSNCQGFQLQMQPDGTIDGTKDEDSTYAVFNLIPVGLRVVAIQGVQTKLYLAMNNEGFLYTSEHFTPECKFKESVFENYYVTYSSMMYRQQASGRAWYLGLNKEGGVMKGNHVKKNKAAAHFIPKPLKVAMYREPSLHDLTELSRSGSGTPTKSRSASALLNGGGKSPSNNDLS, from the exons AGCCCCAGTTAAAGGGCATTGTGACCAGGCTTTCCAATTGCCAGGGCTTCCAACTGCAGATGCAGCCTGATGGCACTATTGATGGAACAAAGGATGAAGACAGCACTTATG CTGTGTTCAACCTGATCCCAGTGGGGCTTCGTGTGGTGGCCATCCAGGGCGTCCAGACCAAACTCTATCTGGCAATGAACAACGAAGGCTTTCTCTACACCTCT GAACATTTTACCCCAGAGTGTAAGTTCAAGGAATCTGTGTTTGAGAACTACTACGTCACCTACTCCTCCATGATGTACCGGCAGCAGGCTTCGGGTCGGGCCTGGTACCTGGGACTCAACAAGGAGGGTGGAGTCATGAAGGGGAACCACGTCAAGAAGAACAAGGCCGCAGCACACTTCATACCGAAACCGCTCAAAG tggcCATGTATAGGGAGCCCTCTCTCCATGACCTGACAGAACTCTCACGGTCAGGCAGCGGCACACCGACCAAGAGTCGCAGCGCTTCGGCACTACTTAACGGCGGAGGGAAGTCGCCCAGCAACAATGATCTCTCATAG
- the fgf13b gene encoding fibroblast growth factor 13b isoform X1 — translation MSGKTKSKEDKDHAAKQPQLKGIVTRLSNCQGFQLQMQPDGTIDGTKDEDSTYAVFNLIPVGLRVVAIQGVQTKLYLAMNNEGFLYTSEHFTPECKFKESVFENYYVTYSSMMYRQQASGRAWYLGLNKEGGVMKGNHVKKNKAAAHFIPKPLKVAMYREPSLHDLTELSRSGSGTPTKSRSASALLNGGGKSPSNNDLS, via the exons AGCCCCAGTTAAAGGGCATTGTGACCAGGCTTTCCAATTGCCAGGGCTTCCAACTGCAGATGCAGCCTGATGGCACTATTGATGGAACAAAGGATGAAGACAGCACTTATG CTGTGTTCAACCTGATCCCAGTGGGGCTTCGTGTGGTGGCCATCCAGGGCGTCCAGACCAAACTCTATCTGGCAATGAACAACGAAGGCTTTCTCTACACCTCT GAACATTTTACCCCAGAGTGTAAGTTCAAGGAATCTGTGTTTGAGAACTACTACGTCACCTACTCCTCCATGATGTACCGGCAGCAGGCTTCGGGTCGGGCCTGGTACCTGGGACTCAACAAGGAGGGTGGAGTCATGAAGGGGAACCACGTCAAGAAGAACAAGGCCGCAGCACACTTCATACCGAAACCGCTCAAAG tggcCATGTATAGGGAGCCCTCTCTCCATGACCTGACAGAACTCTCACGGTCAGGCAGCGGCACACCGACCAAGAGTCGCAGCGCTTCGGCACTACTTAACGGCGGAGGGAAGTCGCCCAGCAACAATGATCTCTCATAG